AGCAGAGGAGACCACAAAGAGTGGAATTATTCTCTCTGGTTCCGCAAAAGAGAAACCCCAGATTGCCGATGTAATTTCAGTTGGTCCTGGTGGCGTTGTCGATGGAAAAGAAGTTAAAATGACAGTTAAGGTCGGTGACCGTGTGATCACCAGCAAATACTCCGGAACTGAGATCAAACTGGATGGACAGGAATATACCATTGTTCGTCAGTCTGATATTTTAGCTGTAGTAAAATAATTCATCTGATCATAATTGGAGGAATCAAGAATGGCAAAACAGATTATTTATGGAGAAGATGCCCGCAAAGCTTTAATGCGCGGCATTGATCAGTTGTCCGATACGGTAAAAATTACATTAGGCCCCAAGGGCCGCAACGTTGTGCTGGATAAAAAATTCGGCGCACCGCTTATCACCAATGATGGTGTAACAATTGCCAAGGAGATCGAGTTGGACGATCCTTATGAGAATATGGGTGCTCAGCTCGTTAAGGAAGTTGCTACAAAGACAAATGATGTTGCAGGCGATGGTACCACCACTGCAACGCTGCTTGCACAAGCGCTGATTCGTGAGGGCATGAAGAACGTAACCGCAGGAGCCAATCCAATGGTCATTCGTAAGGGAATGCAGACCGCAGTTGATACGGCAGTTGCCGCTGTTAAGAAAAACAGCAAAAAGGTTGACGGCAGCGCCGATATCGCCCGTGTTGCAACGGTTTCTTCCAGTAATGAGCAAGTTGGCAAACTGATTGCCGAAGCTATGGAAAAGGTTACAAATGATGGAGTCATCACAGTCGAAGAGAGCAAGACTGCCGAAACCTACAGCGAAGTTGTAGAAGGCATGATGTTTGACCGCGGCTATGTTTCTCCTTATCTTGTCACCGATACCGACAAGATGGTAGCTGATTTGGATGATCCTTATTTGATCATTACCGACAAGAAGGTTTCTTCTTTCCAGGAGATTCTGCCGTTGCTTGAGAAAGTCGTTAATACCGGCAAGAAATTCCTGATTATTGCGGATGATGTTGAGGGCGATGCTCTGACGAACCTGCTTCTTAATAAACTGCGCGGCACTTTAAACTGCTGTGCCGTTAAGGCCCCAGGCTTTGGCGATCGCCGCAAGGAAATGCTGCAGGATATTGCAACGTTGACCGGTGGCAAAGTGATCTCCAGTGATTTGGGCGTTGACTTTAAAGATGTTGATCTCTCTATGCTGGGTCGTGCCCGTCAGGTGAAAGTCGACAAAGAGAATACAATTATTGTTGGCGGCAACGGCGACAGTGCAGAGATTAAAGCTCGCGTTGATCAGATCCGTGCTCAGATTGAAAAGACAACTTCAGACTTCGACCGTGAGAAGCTGCAGGAGCGCCTCGCAAAATTAGCTGGCGGCGTTGCAGTAATCAAGGTTGGTGCTGCTACCGAAATTGAAATGAAGGAAAAGAAACTCCGCATTGAAGATGCTCTGGCCGCTACCAAAGCAGCTGTGGAAGAGGGCATCGTCGCAGGCGGCGGTGTTGCTCTGATCAATGCAATTCCGGAAGTCGAAAAACTGCTCAAGAAGACACAGGGAGACGAGAAGACCGGTGTTTCTATTGTCCTCAAAGCTTTGGAAGAGCCGATTCGTCAGATCGCAACGAATGCAGGAGTAGAAGGCTCCGTTATCGTTGAAAATATTCGCCGTGAGAATAAGACCGGTTATGGATATAATGCTTTGACCGGCGAATATGGCGATATGATTACTTTTGGTGTCGTTGACCCGACAAAGGTTACCCGTTCTGCTCTGCAGAATGCTGCTTCTGTTGCAATGACTGTTCTGACAACCGAGTCTTTGGTTGCTGATAAGAAAGAGCCTGCTCCGGCAGCTGCTCCGGCTGCACCTGAAATGGGCGGCGGAATGTACTAATTTTGAAACCATGAAATAAATTCTCATTGATTAAAAAACTCCGACAGCTTTTTATAGCTGCCGGAGTTTTTTTGCTTTTTAAAGAGTTCTAAATTACATTTAACTTCGTTTTAACATTGTATCGATAGAATAGCATCGTACAAAAGGAAAATAATAAAATAAAAAAACGAGGAGACAAAGCGATTATGAAAAAAATGGTTGGCTTTATATTATCGGTTTTACTGGTATCTTCTACTTTAGCTGGATGCGGTCAAAACACTGCATCGGGAAGCAGTACAGCTTCTGGAGCAGCAAGCACTACAGCGTCAAAATCAGGAGCGGCGGATATTAGCGGAACCATTACAGGATCTGGATCAAGCGCCCTTTTGCCGTTGGCACAGGATGCTGCAAAGGCATTCAAAGGGAAATATCCAAATGTTTCAATTACCCTGAATGCCGGAGGCTCCGGAGACGGATTAAAGCAGGTTTCTGATGGATCCGTCAACATCGGAAATTCCGATGTTGAAGCCGCGTCGAAATTAACGGCTGATCAGGCGAAAGAATTGGTGGATCATAAAGTCTGCGTTGTTACAATGGCGCCGATTGTTAACAAGGATGTCGGAATTACAAACTTGACAAAAGAACAGTTGATTTCTATTTTTACCGCTCAAATCACCAACTGGAAAGACGTTGGCGGCCCAGATGAAGCGATCGTGCTGGTGACCCGTCCGACTACCTCCGGAACGAGAGCTTTATTTACGCAATATGCACTAAATGGCAATCAGGAAGCCAGCAATGCTGCACTTGAAACCGATAATTCCGGTACTCTTATGAAATCGGTGGAAGAAAATAAAGGGGCCATCGGATATGTGGCACTGAGCTATTTAGTTGGAGACAATGCAAATCAGGTAACAGCGGTTGCAATCGACGGAGCTGCACCAACTTTGGAAAACACTTATAACGGAAAATATCCGGTTTGGGGATATGAGCACATGTATACCAAAGGGGAAGCTACCGGTGCAGTAAAAGAATATCTCGACTTTATTTGCTCGGATGAGTACGGCCAGAAGATGGAACAACTTGGTTATGGTATTACTGCTAAAATGGATTCATCGGTTACCTCCAGCCGTGATGCTGCAGCTAAATAAGGCTTTTCAAAATAAAAATTTGTGCTTTTAAACAAATTGGAATCGGAAAGTTCAGACGGAAAATTTGTTCGTCTGAACTTTTCACATATAAAATGGAGTGCTTTATGAATAAAAGAATTTCGGGGCATATCCGAAAGGAATATGCAGGGCGAACCGTTGTAACTATTTTCGGCGTTTTTATGATTGCAGTAACCTTTGCAATCGGAATTTTTCTTTCTGCAAAGGGAATAGGAACCTTTGTCCAATATCAACATTCGGTTAGTGAGTTTCTTTTTTCCTCAAACTGGAGTCCGATGGATGATTTTATAGGAGGCGGTCACGTCGGTGCTGCAATCTTTATTGTTGGTTCACTTGCTACCTGTGGACTGGCGCTGGTGATTGCGGTCCCCTTTAGCTTAGTCTCTGCAATTTTTATTACCGAAATTGCGCCGGATTTTGGGAAAAATTTTTTTCGACCGGCCATTGAAATCTTTGTCGGAATTCCATCTGTCGTTTATGGATGGGTCGGACTTTCCGTCTTAGTCCCAACAATTCGAACGGTTTTTCATCAGCCAATGGGATATGGCGTCCTTGCTTCTGCAATCGTTTTGGCAGTGATGATTTTTCCATCCATTACAACAGTGGCAGCCGATGCAATTCAAAGCGTCCCGGACAGTTATCGGGAAGCGGCCTATGGGATGGGTTCCACACGCTGGCAGACCATTTATCGAATTGTCGTCCCCAATGCACGGTCCGGAATCCTGACAGGAATTATTCTCGGCCTTGCACGCGCCTTTGGAGAAGCTCTTGCAGTTGCGATGGTGATCGGCCAAATGAAAGCTTTTCCAAAATCGATTTTTTCACCGACTTCAAACCTTACCGCGACAATCGCTTCTAATATGGGAGGTGCTGCTGAGGGCGGAGAATATAATACGGCACTTTGG
This genomic window from Caproicibacterium sp. BJN0003 contains:
- a CDS encoding co-chaperone GroES: MTIQPLSDRVLIKMEEAEETTKSGIILSGSAKEKPQIADVISVGPGGVVDGKEVKMTVKVGDRVITSKYSGTEIKLDGQEYTIVRQSDILAVVK
- a CDS encoding phosphate ABC transporter substrate-binding protein, with the translated sequence MKKMVGFILSVLLVSSTLAGCGQNTASGSSTASGAASTTASKSGAADISGTITGSGSSALLPLAQDAAKAFKGKYPNVSITLNAGGSGDGLKQVSDGSVNIGNSDVEAASKLTADQAKELVDHKVCVVTMAPIVNKDVGITNLTKEQLISIFTAQITNWKDVGGPDEAIVLVTRPTTSGTRALFTQYALNGNQEASNAALETDNSGTLMKSVEENKGAIGYVALSYLVGDNANQVTAVAIDGAAPTLENTYNGKYPVWGYEHMYTKGEATGAVKEYLDFICSDEYGQKMEQLGYGITAKMDSSVTSSRDAAAK
- the pstC gene encoding phosphate ABC transporter permease subunit PstC, with the protein product MNKRISGHIRKEYAGRTVVTIFGVFMIAVTFAIGIFLSAKGIGTFVQYQHSVSEFLFSSNWSPMDDFIGGGHVGAAIFIVGSLATCGLALVIAVPFSLVSAIFITEIAPDFGKNFFRPAIEIFVGIPSVVYGWVGLSVLVPTIRTVFHQPMGYGVLASAIVLAVMIFPSITTVAADAIQSVPDSYREAAYGMGSTRWQTIYRIVVPNARSGILTGIILGLARAFGEALAVAMVIGQMKAFPKSIFSPTSNLTATIASNMGGAAEGGEYNTALWTMALLLFLISLLFIFLIHLISSRKEKINAQ
- the groL gene encoding chaperonin GroEL (60 kDa chaperone family; promotes refolding of misfolded polypeptides especially under stressful conditions; forms two stacked rings of heptamers to form a barrel-shaped 14mer; ends can be capped by GroES; misfolded proteins enter the barrel where they are refolded when GroES binds), with the protein product MAKQIIYGEDARKALMRGIDQLSDTVKITLGPKGRNVVLDKKFGAPLITNDGVTIAKEIELDDPYENMGAQLVKEVATKTNDVAGDGTTTATLLAQALIREGMKNVTAGANPMVIRKGMQTAVDTAVAAVKKNSKKVDGSADIARVATVSSSNEQVGKLIAEAMEKVTNDGVITVEESKTAETYSEVVEGMMFDRGYVSPYLVTDTDKMVADLDDPYLIITDKKVSSFQEILPLLEKVVNTGKKFLIIADDVEGDALTNLLLNKLRGTLNCCAVKAPGFGDRRKEMLQDIATLTGGKVISSDLGVDFKDVDLSMLGRARQVKVDKENTIIVGGNGDSAEIKARVDQIRAQIEKTTSDFDREKLQERLAKLAGGVAVIKVGAATEIEMKEKKLRIEDALAATKAAVEEGIVAGGGVALINAIPEVEKLLKKTQGDEKTGVSIVLKALEEPIRQIATNAGVEGSVIVENIRRENKTGYGYNALTGEYGDMITFGVVDPTKVTRSALQNAASVAMTVLTTESLVADKKEPAPAAAPAAPEMGGGMY